Genomic segment of Citrus sinensis cultivar Valencia sweet orange chromosome 7, DVS_A1.0, whole genome shotgun sequence:
TATAAGACATGTAAATGaaaagtataataaaaaaattaatattgagtGGTAAATTGCCTAATTACAGgtaagcaaaacaaaaacttatgaatgtaatataaaacttttgaatcaacattaaatgtaaaataaaactcaaattaCATAAATGATATATGGGAGAAGTAAATGAAAGGtaaaccaaataaattaatgtaagaGTGGTAAATTGGTGTATTACtgataaacaaaacaaacactaTGAGAtgtaacataaaacttataatcaacattaaaagtaaaatgaaacataaatttactAGATTATACCTAAAATTGTTAGCagaaggtaaaataagtaaactaatataaaaaacttataaatgtaaaataaaaactcattgtaatattaattacgTAATATACTTATTggttttgtttctaaattaaataatgatagttttgagtttatataatacataagataatataagtaaaattttattaaggatagaacttattcttaaaattggattttgaaaaactgttCTCAATTGGTTTTCTTTATCAGCATCTTGTTAGCTTTTTATCTCTTTAGCATTTTCTGATTTAACACATGAATTATAGTTaccaataatgaaaattttattaccaGTAGCGAAAACTGTGACAGATgtaaaacatacatatttgATGCAACATAAATGTgccttaaatataaaacaacaataatataatagtaaaaatagaGTTATaaacttgttttttttaaattgatatgGCGTAATTCAATTGGTtgtattaattactttttcgtccacataatttatattttatattttatatttttatctaacCAATGAATTTATGCCATATCAGCttgtataaaataagtttgtacaaaattttatagctTTAGCATCATTCGTATCATACACAGTATATGTTATGTATGCTTCAACAGTGccagttattttattttaaattagtatttgaatAATTCAGCAATTAGTGGTTTGAGTTTCATTAGGATTTTTACTATTATGTTGGTACATATGCCTAACATTTAGCAATAAACTGTAAGAATTTGCTTTATTTAAAGCTTGTTGAAATCAAAGAGAAATCATTGATTTGGCGAAAGGCTAATtcatagtaatttttttctttcttgataAATCTTTCCAGTAATTTAATTGGACGTTAAAGAATCCTCGAATGAGTTTATTCATACTACCTTCTTTATattctatctttaatttataaagtagACGAATCATAAACATGAaatcttatttcttatttttcttaaaggaaaagattaattccatttaatataattttgtaaaaagatTATTGAAATTAACGTGTTAGGTGGATTTATCAACATTATAAGTTCAATTTAATCTATGACcaatcattaaaatcaattttgaagAATACTAAGGTATACAGTCACATTGCATATGGAATCAGTGTCAATTATTGAACGCACTTGAAATACCAGCAACCATTTTCTTGgcatataataaattaactacCTATAAACACTTATTAATCAAGTCGTAATAATGCATGTGTCCATCACTTGACAGCGAAATATAAGCTATTTAGTCGAGCTGTTCTTGTAAAGCCATAagtcataaaatattaaattacattaaaatagTGGTACTAATCTATCATTTGGGATGACTCGAAATGTCTTTTAACAGCATACTAATTCCAAGCCAAGTACTATTGTCCAGGTTCATTGCCGctattagggatggcaaaatgcgggtccgggtccggattTAGTCTTTCCGGATCCGGATCCGGATCCggatactatttttttttctcagactcagattttaatttggattttttcAGCCGAGTCCGGAtccgggttcaacccggaaAAATTCGGGTTTTCGGATTTCGGGTTTTGAACCCGGATCAATgaatcaatattaatttttaaaattctaaaaataaaaaattaatacatttctAAACAATAACACATTtagattaatcaataaaattaattaaaaaaataatattaaaattaaatatccgGGTCTAGGTTCCGGATGTCTGGATTAACCTAAACCCGGACCCAGATCCAGATATATCCgggttattaaaatttattccaaatccaaatttttttatatttcggTACGGATTCAACCCGGTCCAAATTATCCGGATTCGTCTGGATCCGAGCTGGATCCAGgttattttgccatccctagccGCTATCACACGAAGggcgaaaaaaaaattgtgtgggCGGTGGCGGGATACCCCACCAGGACCAGGTTTCCGCTATATAACAGAACAATGACTCTTGGTATTTAATCATCAAcgaaatttcatttttttaaaactaatgaCTTTTATTATGGAACCTACTACACTGCCACGtaacaatgatttttatgatAGAATCCACAAAATTTCTCACCACCTCAGCTCAGGTTTTTCTCCACGTAAAGAAGATTGGGGCTTGAACCCTTCGgagccattatttttttcttaatgtaCAATCAGTGacggatttaaaaaaataatttactggaggctaaattaaataataacaaaatgtaaaaattgaaatttaaatatataaaatttttggcaACCCACTTACAATTGTTCTCTAcacaatttcatattttaaaaatattgtgcaATAGACTCATTATCAAGACTATTAAATCCATCTTTTTCTAcacaaacaatcaaattatcattcatcCATTCATCTCCTATCCGATTCCGAAGTTCATTCTTCACAAATTTCATTgctcaaaattatatatatgagtaCTTacgtaaaaataaattaattacaattgaaaaaattaatttactaatagttataaacaaaatcactaaaaataaaaattgtaaagacTAGAATTAGTCACTTGAACAATTACAATTTATATAGAGATGTGTTGACatgtgaacaaaaaataaaatacgaAATTCTTaacttaatttgaaaaaaaaaagaagaaaagaacatGTTTATCTTATGCAAAATTGATGTAAAGGCAAGTCGATCCCACATCCCACCCACTCAAGCCcacaacaattaataaatcacCCCCCTCCTGACTCCTTCTCCTTTCGTTTTTTTCACTGCGATTATGAGAATAAAGAACAGCACTATGCCTGCAACTTCCTCTTTTCTTCAAGACAATTCCTAATTACAAGTTTGGCACTCACGGTCCAATTTTggaattataaatattttgggttgtgggctttatttttttaagtaaaattattactttataattattaaaataatagtttaaattttaaagaatgagattatctaataatttttacaggggttattttaaattttaaattttcttttaaacaaaaaaagttttttttttcagtgggGGCTTGAGCCCCCAGTGGTCCTGCACTGCATCCGCCCCTGTGTACAACGAGCTCCTCttaaatagttaaataaaaagaattttgacatattttttatataataaaatacttaTAGTTTAGTGGTAAGATTGTTTTTTAGTAGTTTTGGAGACttgattcaaatttcaataatcatagaattttatttctttagatatttgattcttaaaaaactcaaattctattattttcttttaaaatttaaaaacaatagcaataaattattttattttgaatgttgGACCTCGTTgtgaacattaaaaaaaaatattctaaatatataaaaatattttggactaagcCTCTCCTAATTTAAATGTCTGGATCGATCACTGCGTTTGGTAAATAAGCTCATAAAGTGTTcttataaacaaaaatgtgAAGAAACTAGCAACACTATTACACCCAAAGACTATGTTTTAGGAGTTAGAACTAAGTGTAGGATATGACCAATTTTTagagtaaaatattaatctcaTATCAAGTATGCTCACTTGGATTAGGATAGTGGacgaaagaaaaatttattaaattagcaATCTTAATTTTCATGTGGGCTTAATCGGGCTTATTGTGGATAGATTTtatgaaaagaacaaaattaaataaatatatagataaaaataaaaaataaaaaaattaataattccagAACAGAACTTGAAAGGTgtaagtaataaaacaatgcCCCCGAATCAGAGCAGATTCATCAAAAGCACAAGTTAAGACCATatcagatttttaaattttgtgcacGTTACCATGCCGTTCAtcctttaaaaattcaattccaAAGCATCAACTTATTGTGGAAAATCTATGCTATTAGAGTATTTATGCTTAAACCTAAACACAAAATGATTTGTATTCTTAAATTGATAAGTATaagatttttatataattatacttCTAAGATCTTTTAGTATTGCAGAAATCTTAGAAATactaaattttctaatattaattgaaatttttcatGCATCTTCGATTGAAACAActcatgatattatttttacttacaCAAATAAAGTTCACTATATGAAGCTCAATTATAACGAAGGGTCCGGCTATGGTGTCCTTTGACACCACTCCCCCAATTTTTGTCCTTTTCTTATTAGCTATTATAAACTCTTAGATTTAACATAAAGTAGTTTTCACGACTTCGATGGATTTAATAGGCAATTAACTCTCCAATTCCTACTGTTTGCTTGcacattaaaaaatgacaaagtttcaatattttgacatataactcctattgttttaaatatttacactTAAGTCCATTACCTAGTTtgactttttaataatttattttaaaatttgcattaatatacattaagaatttaatatataatagatctatgtattatttaataatcattatttAACGTAGGATAGATTTGACTGCACactaaataaattgacatGTATTACTATGctctcaatattttgaaaattgattagTCCATCCTCCTCtgtttggttttttatttatttaacccTTAACCACTTTgatcatataaaatttaattatatccttattaaaattaaggtagaaaaaaaattaatcattatcACAATCAATCCCCAAAATGTATTTCTCCTTTTGGTTCTAAtcattagaagaaaaaaaaaatgcctaCAATCACTGCTAGTTTATTGTCatgattacaaataaattgcTCAAACTTTCTACTTCAACCATCGAACCTTTTAACTATTTCTAGGTAGAAGAATTTAAAGCCAAAATTTCTAGGTGCAATTGCATTTTTATATCCAATGAGACAATACccactaatattattttaatttttaatcgttactcttttcttttctctcattTTGTCTCTCCTCCCTCTCATTTTCCCCCactttccttcattttcttgccTCCCAAACAtccattataaaataaattttattatattattttttatattagagaATTATATTTTGTACACGATGAAATAACTTTAGTGGgtgaaaaactaaaattaaaggaTAAGATTATTTCAatccataaaaatattcatgaTATAAGGATAGTTTATgagtataaaattttagatgaaAATGCGTTTGAACTTTGAAGAGTAATTTTTGGGGTTAGAGTAACGAGCTAACTGCAACTTTTCTTTATATTGAAGTAAAAACGCAAATCAAAGAGAGAGTAAGGAGCTAACTGCAATTTACCAATAATCATCccacaaaagacaaaaattggGGGCATGGTGTCACAGGGACAGCGTAGCCGGACCCTATAATGAAACCCCCAAAACATATAAACCTCTAGAGTTTTAAGAATCAATTGAGAAATTATCCAACACTAACATATAAGAACatatacaaaattttcatacCCATAATAGTTCATAATTCAAACAAACTTAGATGAGCTTACCTCAAAGCAGTTAACCCAAAAACTAAGCTCGATCTCTGCACTTTGGTTTCCACCACGTTACACCATGGAGCCTTTTCATGTCTTCACTACATTGATCTCATGCAGCATCAAAAAGGTTTggtaaaattgataattttgtcGTTGAAAATGGCGaaaggaaagagagagaaggagCGCGATGTAGTTGTTCCTGTAATTCTTTAATGATGGCAGGACCACCAGACaccaattttcatttattatgcATTCTATGAAACGATGTCGTTTTGAATTAACATACCTAAATTTCCTCAAAGATTTTTGTGGtctcaataattttagttGTATTCTATCCTTCAGAGTACAAAGCAAATGGAGTTTCTCACTTCACCATTCATATTGCATCCCTTTTAACAAAGGCCGAATTTGAGGAATGGGTGGTACTGTGCTGGTCAATTTGGCTAGCCAGGAATTATCTGTCCCATGGTAACGCTGCTCGCGATGTCTTGAGCTGAGAATGTAGTGGCTTCACTTAGAGCAGGTACATCGCGAGACCTAGTTAATGGAAGTCCTAAGCCAATCAATTCTAGTCTGTCCTGAGAAAGTCCTCCCCATCCATTTTATAAAGTGAATGTCGATGCAGCTGTCAGTTCCAAGGCTGATTATGCTGGAATTGGAGTCTTAGTGCGAAACTCGGCAGGTGATGTTATGGCAGCTTCTACTTTCCAAGTACTTTTTTTGGGTGATGTAGAGTTTGTGGAAGCCATTACCGTGCAGAAAGGAACTCAATTTGCAACTGACATTGGGCTGGTTCCGGCCATAATCGAATCTGACTCTCTCAACGTAGTCAATCTCATTGgtaacaaaattacaaataagtgCGAAGTGGGGTGGCTAATCTCGGATATTCAAGAAGGTCTGACTTCTTCTCAAAGCCCTATTAAAGTACTCTTTGCACCATGATCTTGCAATGAAGCGGCACATCATCTTGCCAAATTATCTCTGTCATTCTACAGAGAAAGTGTGGATGGAAGAAGCTCCCAGTGATATCTACTTATGTGTACAAAAGACAAACATATGTAAATTCTCTCCATCAATGATGTTccagtttcaaaaaaaaataaatttagtagtATTAACATTTtgatagtaaaatgataataattaaaatattatataataaaatgtgaTTGTAAAAAATCTTCATAACGAAGTGATAtgtcataaaatatttgaatctgATGatatttaatagtaatatttttttcccaaaaaaaacctaaatacTGGACTAACCCGTTacctcttttctttatttctcaatacaaatattacaaaacacataataattcaattttgcTACAACACATGCATatatcttttgaattttttttttctttgtttcgaGTAACActaacataaaaatacaacaaacaCACGGgtattccatttttttttttgtcagtTACCGGAAACCGTATCTCCCTGTGCCACAAGCTTCGGCCTCAGCTTCGCCTTCCACACATTGCCATAACACCCGGCATCACCACCCTTCCTCTTGgcctccaccaccaccagctCATCCGTTAAACGGAAAACATCAACTCCCAAAAGTAAATTACCATTATACCCCTCCAAGCCAAGCCCCcactctttcttcttcttcaccttCAGATTCTCCGCCTTGGCGAACTCCTCAACTCTCTCGATCAATTTCTCGGGAGAATCGCGAGATACGAACCGCTCCCCATCGTTCACCGAATCGTACGAGTCATCCAACAAACCGGACAAATCCAAACCGGCCGAGAACGCTATTATATCAAACGCGTTTAAATTACTACCCCGCTCCTGACCCTCGTCCTTTGTCGAATCATCAACAATCCCATCGTAATAATCAGAATCGTAGAATCTCAATTCTTTCAGTCCGCCCTTTTTGAACCACGGATCATGAATAATCTGATCAACGGTGATCCTCGTCTCTGGATTTGTATCAAGAAGTCGCGACAAAAGCCGTCTCAGATCGCTAGACATCCATTTAGGGCACCGAAATTCACCTTTATATATCTTCTTATACATGCTCATCAAATTCGGATCGTTAAACGGCAGGTAACCTGCCGTCAATACGAACAAAATGACGCCGCATGACCACAAGTCGACCTTAGCTCCATCGTATCCCTTCTTAGACAAAATCTCCGGTGCCACGTAAGCAGGGGTCCCACAAAGCGTGTGCAACAGCCCGTCCGTACGAATCTGATCCTTCACGGCGCTGAGTCCGAAATCCGAGACTTTTAAATTCCCGTTCTCGTCCAGCAAAAGGTTCTCCGGCTTCAAGTCGCGGTGGAAGACTCCGCGCGAGTGGCAATATCCGACGGCGGATATGAGTTGCTGGAAGTACTTGCGGCTAAGGTCTTCGCTGAACCGGCCTTTGGCGATCTTCGCGAAGAGCTCGCCGCCTTTGACGAACTCCATGACGCAGTAAATCTTGGACTTGGTGGCTAAGACCTCGTAGAGCTTGACGATGTGAGGGTGGTTCAAACGGCGCATGATGGAGATTTCTCGCTTGATGTTGGAGACTAAATTGGAGGACATGATCTTGTTCTTGTTAATCACTTTGACTGCGACGCTGCGTCCGTTGAGGACGTCGCGCGCGTGATAGACTTTAGCAAAGGCCCCGCAGCCCAGGAGCTTGCCCAGCTCGTACTTCCCGAACAAGGCATTGGCGGCCTGGGCGCGAGGATTTTCTGAAACATTGTGTCGTTCGATCTCTGACATAACCAGAGATCGAACCTGAGGCGATGAAGATGACAAAGCTAACgaagaataaaaatgaaaccaCTGAATCAAAGCCGCTGGGAATTTCGGATTCAGGTATACGATCGAAGTTTCGGGAGTTTTtgcacaatttattttttcatttgttataAGCCTGTGCTTGTCGTTTTGAATTGATGATATGGGTAAACAGTATCTTTTTCTTAACGCGGGCGAGAATAAGCTGTTTGgttctttatatttatttatttatttaattgtggGCTATCAAGAAGACCAGAATCGCCTTAAAATAGTAGTGGGGTGCATCGAGGTTGAAGGGTGTTTTAGTCACTGTGAAAAGGGTGGGGACTTACGTGATGCAAGTGAAAAAGTTACtctttatttaacaaaatgtGTAAGTTTTGGCACGTTGGTCTAATTATAGAGGTTGAAAAGTCAGCCACGGAAGAGATGACACGTCGGTGCCATCCGCGGTTTCAATGGAATTTTTAGAccgtgaaaaaaaaaaaataatgataaaaaaagaaagcttaGACGGGTTAATAGCCAGCCTTTAAAGAAGGATAGTGCGAGTTATTACTTCTAATATATTTCTCTGCGccttttttattaagacatgTATGGTTGAGTGGGATTaaagtttttttgttttttttttgtgattcgGAGGCCAAAGCCTAGCTGCTTCACTGGTTAATAAGTGGCCTTACGGTTTCGAGTCTCAACAGCTAGTCAATAGTAAGTAAATagctaaaataaaagtattaatAGATGGTGGTGTtagatgaaattaaaaaaaaataattaaaaaatggtatgccaatttttttttttaaaacaaatagagcGAAACTTCATCTTTTTTATGAAAACAAGATTTTACTGAAAAGTAAGAAGCTGAAGGGTCATAATTACATGTCAAATTACATGTCATTGCTTATAGAAATTAGTTTATATTGAGGCATGCCTCAACAATCATCATGCTCACCCGTATAAATAATGACCAGCGGCTCATCCCACCATGTTAActctaagaaagaaaaaaaaaaaaaaacccaaattaTATATTAGCAATCGGATCGCcaatatataataatgttgCAGAGTTAATATACCAAATTATATATTAGCAAGGGACATCATAAACAGTTACCCTCATTTTTTAAGATGTTATATTCTGAATCAAAAGGATCCTCgttcaaattttatgtttaaacTTTGATAtcacattaatttgtttaccaaatatatGATAATGTTGCAAGGTTAATATACCAAATTTGCATCTCAActtgcataattttatttgtcagctgttaaatatctatttttgttaacatatattCTATATTTATGGATATGACTGTCATGTAAACCAACAGATCATTATTTAaaacaccattttttttatatttcaattttgcaAGTATAGCATTGTTCATTGCATTCCACATACGTAATATATATCAATGATTTTGCTGCCATGataatgtttcaaaattctttatatataCTACCATAAATAGGGTTGCGATACTTGGCGTCGATGTAAGCATCAATTGCAGCTACTCTAGGTGCCGTGTTTAAAGCGACCACTCATTTTGGTAAAGAAGAGATTTGGTCGTATTTTGATCGTAATAAACAAGTGTCATGTGAATgcaaattacttttaattactattgagAATTATAAGGCAAAAACTGTGAATCGTATGATGCTAGCTAgaaagaaatttgggaaacTAGAATTTTACTGATGGAGAAATCTCATCAATACGTTCACTATTGCATATAATCGCATTCTTATTAATGTCTTACCATTTACAATCTCAAAACATATTCACTTGGTTCcatcaacttaatttttaaacgaGTGAAAAGGTTGCTTTAAGTACAAGATTTATTTACTTGTCCTTGTCAAATTGCTTTGAAGTACAAGATTTCTTTACTTGCTTGCgacataaaagttattgaatGATTAACTCTATAATCGTAAATGTCAGTAAATTTTAATCTCAAGTATGGTAagcccttttttcctttattttttcttcttctttttgaatAAAAGTCCTTATTGAAATGAAGAGAAGATAACGGATCAGAGCTCTGTAACATGCATGGGTTACAAATATTTGCAGAAAACAGTATTTTAGGCATACACCAACAATCCTCACGTAAGTCccttctaattaattaagcacACTCACCCACCGGGTTGATTATTTAGATCAAGGGAAAAAGAGTGAAACTGATACGATCGTtactttgtttaattattttatcttttgtaattttatttgtattagttatttttatattatgaaatattATCTTGTGGTGGGTTAGCTGTTTGAGTTTTAGTGGGAGTTATTACATGGGGATGGTGAgttatttgcttatttttaGAGATAGTTAgattacaatattaatatttttgtataggTATCTCTAATTCATAcacaattataatttcactGCAACTTATCTGTGAGAGTTTCTTGATTTCTCTAACAAACATTAAGAGGTTTGAGTTTCCTTGAATTAATCCCATTTATCTTTCCTCTATCTGTGAGAGTTTCTTGATTTCTCTAACAAACATTAAGAGGTTTGAGTTTCCTTGAATTGATCCCATTTATCTTTCCTCTTTCATTTGATTTCTCCTCACAAATATTTATGTTCGTATAACAAAACcctctattatttattttttgactaaATTGATTGAAACCCCCTGATGTTTTGAAACACATCTGAAACTcgtatcaatttttttttttgttgatctTACCATTTTAATCTTGATGATTATTTGATATTGAGAATATGAAtacctttaattatttaattaattaaaataatttttaatcataattaattgaaaaattaaatttaaaattatgggaAAAAGCAAGGGAGTTGTTcgtaattttttaagtaattctgattttttaaaaaattattagaattaaatacaaaattaattcacaAACAAACGTAtatagattatttttattgttccAAATACCCTCAACTTATTATTCTCCAAAAAATAGTATATGtacaataattttgtatttaattattttattcattctaaaaaaattagagttaattagaaaattatgaCGATTCCTTATGCTTTCTaatgattttgtatttaatttttttgatgaattatgataaaaaattaaataattaaataattgaaggtATTCATGTTCCACGCATCAAACAATCTAATATGTAATTTGCAAGAATTCGGAGTAACAATAGCAGTGGAGAGAAAAGAATTTAGAGAAGACAATAGCTTTGGGGAAAATAATCCTTCTTTTTCATCCTCCCGTATTCAAACATCTACTGGGCATTTTATAAAAGCCAATGAGAGCATACCATTCACATTACTAACTACCTATAAACAACAAAAGATACACACCAACTTAATAATCCATGGTATACGGAAATAATGGGAAAGATGAGCCATATTGCACATGTAGTTAGTGGTCCACATGTCCAGAAcccatttattttcaaaacaaactaaaaactAGGTCCAGGCATGGTCTAAGTATGTGGAAGGTTTGGTTGGTTGTTGCTTGTTCGGACACATATCACAATCACCaaagataaaatgataaaatcgCCACAaagtttgaaactttaaacaaTAGAGAGGTTttgctcttttttcttttggaataaCCCAAAACCTAAATTAGCCACTCCATCACCAATTAAGTTTTCTCACGAAGGATATGTGAacgaaagaaattaaacttaCCAATAAGCGTCAAATAATTCATCCTTCTATTGAGAAGATATCAAGGTGGCTGAAAAGAGCAACTTTTGACAAATATAGTGTCAAGTGTCAACCTTTATGAGAAGCAATTGCAATAATTGCATAAATCTCAACGTAGAAAGAATTACGAGTGCCTAGAGCCATCACACAAGGCATCCTAGAAAAATTCCATTAAATCCTCAAGATAAACTCTCACACTAAGATAAGCCAGAGTTTCCTTTGGATAAACCACATCCGTTCGGATAAAAACCATAAGCAGATTATCAGCCAAACTcctaatattttacattaaattttgtaCTTTTGAAGTTGGTAAATATTTGtgtagtttttatattttgatttaagtgtttatttaatcgttatattttaaaaaatatcctaAGAGACCGATACTCTTAAATATGTTATACGCTTaccctttctttttctttgcttttataataataacattgctgcaatattttttacgttaattaatttatctattgaaaaatttaattaacaaattaaccaataattatttgttagcaaattaatcaataaatatcaatataaaaaagaattgatatttttcgttccatttcaaaaatcttattaatgactaattataaataaattaatactagTTAACTTTAAGCAAATGTTAATATCCTTACAATGAtcttactaattaattatttataaaaaataaataattatacgaattttattttacttttaaggctgatttgataaattaaaattgcaagagtattattataaaagtatataaataaaaagtaaggATAAGAGTGtcacatatttaataataagggTGTCacgagatatttttttaatatatataaactaaacGGCCATTTAACTCAAAAGTAGGCACTAGACAAGCTTGTGCCCTTTAAAGTTTAACCATTTACTTTTTGGGCTAGTCTATGttatatataacataaaatacgGTAAACTCATAAGTTGTCAcacttaaaaactcaattatttCATATGTTACATCTTTCTGGTTTTGGATGACAACTCAAGATTGGTTATATGTTACATATGATGTAACATAGTATGacccttattttttatttataaattatgaacaTAATGTGTAAAGCCAatgttttttatattagtatgTTTAGTTTTAAGGGACACCAAACATGTTTCAATGCAATGGGGTAGTTTGTACTTAAAGATAGTGTCATTTGGGTCTAGTCTATctaaattttctcattttcatgaataaaatatgttttttgagttcttttactaatttattttttaataattatcataataatgtaatgtgtt
This window contains:
- the LOC102608674 gene encoding CBL-interacting serine/threonine-protein kinase 11; amino-acid sequence: MSEIERHNVSENPRAQAANALFGKYELGKLLGCGAFAKVYHARDVLNGRSVAVKVINKNKIMSSNLVSNIKREISIMRRLNHPHIVKLYEVLATKSKIYCVMEFVKGGELFAKIAKGRFSEDLSRKYFQQLISAVGYCHSRGVFHRDLKPENLLLDENGNLKVSDFGLSAVKDQIRTDGLLHTLCGTPAYVAPEILSKKGYDGAKVDLWSCGVILFVLTAGYLPFNDPNLMSMYKKIYKGEFRCPKWMSSDLRRLLSRLLDTNPETRITVDQIIHDPWFKKGGLKELRFYDSDYYDGIVDDSTKDEGQERGSNLNAFDIIAFSAGLDLSGLLDDSYDSVNDGERFVSRDSPEKLIERVEEFAKAENLKVKKKKEWGLGLEGYNGNLLLGVDVFRLTDELVVVEAKRKGGDAGCYGNVWKAKLRPKLVAQGDTVSGN